Proteins from a single region of Roseofilum capinflatum BLCC-M114:
- a CDS encoding Rrf2 family transcriptional regulator: MKLTTRGHYSVKALLDLTLQPGYGPSSVQAIATRQQISAAYLEKLLIQLREAGLVYSLRGAQGGYGLAHQPAHISLGQILEAVGETLPTLADSPPDNNQVEDWVTYSLWNRLHQKLKESLYTISLEDLYFDARSWQASQGEASNFVV, encoded by the coding sequence ATGAAGTTGACAACCCGTGGACATTATAGTGTTAAGGCCCTGTTAGATTTAACCTTACAACCGGGATATGGCCCCTCATCTGTGCAAGCGATCGCCACTCGTCAACAGATCTCGGCGGCCTATTTAGAAAAACTGCTGATTCAACTGCGAGAAGCGGGTCTAGTTTATTCCCTTCGAGGGGCCCAAGGAGGCTACGGTTTAGCCCATCAACCGGCCCATATTTCTCTGGGGCAAATTCTCGAAGCCGTGGGAGAAACCTTACCGACACTGGCGGATTCTCCTCCCGATAACAATCAAGTGGAAGACTGGGTAACCTATAGCTTATGGAATCGCCTACATCAAAAACTCAAAGAATCGTTGTATACTATTTCCCTAGAAGACCTGTACTTCGATGCTCGCAGTTGGCAAGCCTCCCAAGGAGAAGCCAGTAATTTTGTCGTTTAG
- a CDS encoding AbrB family transcriptional regulator, translating to MSKTEKMKPLVGQELVNKVKELDHLSKEDKAKECGYSTTTKGGVERVNMMKFLNALIDAEGIELDGKNSSNGRGGRSASYRISVQSNGNLLIGAAYTKQMDLQPGDEFEISLGRKHIHLKQIGSEENGED from the coding sequence ATGAGTAAAACAGAGAAAATGAAACCTCTAGTCGGTCAAGAGTTAGTTAACAAGGTTAAAGAGCTAGACCACCTGAGCAAAGAGGATAAAGCTAAAGAATGTGGCTACTCTACCACCACTAAAGGTGGGGTAGAGCGGGTGAATATGATGAAATTCCTCAATGCATTAATCGACGCTGAAGGAATTGAGCTAGATGGGAAAAACTCATCGAATGGGCGAGGTGGACGCAGCGCCAGCTATCGGATTAGTGTGCAATCGAATGGTAACTTACTGATCGGGGCAGCCTATACTAAGCAGATGGATCTGCAACCGGGTGATGAGTTTGAAATTTCTTTAGGCCGCAAACATATTCATCTCAAGCAAATCGGATCGGAAGAGAATGGTGAAGACTAA
- a CDS encoding ArnT family glycosyltransferase, whose product MYRNFWSIQSPKPFLRVDHPIDRFWALGFLVAALVLFMINLGGVPLRDWDEGTIAQVARNMSRSSSWEGWIFPTLSGLPYFNKPPLVHWLIALMYHGVGVNEWATRFPSALLSATSVPLFYGLGLELFRQRLPALFSTLIYLTLLPVVRHGRLAMLDGPVLCFLLLMVLFALKGRRNLPYSLGVGLGLGLIALTKSILALLLGAIALIFLAWDTPRLLKSAYLWMGVLLGLTPVTLWYGMQLLHYGNPFLETGLVHQSLSRIWQSVENRSGPPWYYLLEILKLSAPWLLMFIPGLRLAWQHRSWSWGKLVLVWASVYFAAISIMSTKLPWYVLPLYPALALAGGAQLTEFWTAYSQGFPRLKPRFIHALTGCFCSLGFVAWGATFYLAIAQRLSSWMILAVVGSVAVTLTVVSLLFQQRDYQFIGMLAWGCYVSLLLLMASPIWVWELEEGFAVKPVAQVLIAHTPVQQPIMTNYPHGRPSLDFYSDRRLIPANFDQILETWSKYPQPYLLLDQQGLQELEARFPNRVQRLGSAEGWTLVTQSSAFSASGSSSSLWM is encoded by the coding sequence ATGTACCGTAATTTTTGGTCTATTCAATCTCCCAAGCCTTTTCTGAGAGTGGATCATCCGATCGATCGCTTTTGGGCGTTGGGATTTTTAGTAGCCGCCCTTGTGCTATTTATGATTAATTTAGGGGGAGTGCCCTTAAGAGATTGGGATGAAGGGACGATCGCCCAAGTTGCTCGTAATATGAGCCGCTCATCGAGTTGGGAGGGTTGGATCTTTCCCACCTTATCAGGATTACCCTATTTTAATAAACCGCCCCTGGTGCATTGGTTAATTGCCTTAATGTATCACGGGGTGGGGGTGAATGAATGGGCCACTCGTTTTCCTTCTGCCCTGCTGAGTGCAACCTCAGTTCCTCTCTTTTATGGTTTGGGTTTAGAGTTGTTTCGTCAACGACTACCAGCCCTTTTTTCGACGCTGATTTATTTAACATTATTACCCGTGGTTCGCCATGGCCGGTTGGCCATGTTAGATGGGCCAGTTTTATGTTTTTTGCTGCTGATGGTACTATTTGCGCTCAAAGGACGGCGCAATCTTCCCTATAGTTTAGGCGTGGGGTTAGGGTTGGGTTTAATTGCTCTGACTAAAAGTATTTTAGCCCTGTTGTTAGGGGCGATCGCCCTGATTTTTTTAGCCTGGGATACCCCCCGTTTACTCAAGTCGGCGTATCTGTGGATGGGGGTTCTCCTGGGGTTGACTCCCGTCACCCTCTGGTACGGTATGCAACTGCTCCATTATGGTAACCCGTTTCTAGAAACCGGTTTAGTGCATCAATCCTTGAGTCGCATTTGGCAGTCTGTAGAAAATCGATCGGGCCCTCCGTGGTATTATCTGTTGGAAATTCTCAAATTATCAGCGCCCTGGTTGTTGATGTTTATTCCCGGTTTGCGATTAGCTTGGCAACATCGCAGTTGGAGTTGGGGCAAGTTAGTTTTAGTTTGGGCCAGTGTTTATTTCGCCGCTATTTCTATCATGAGTACCAAGTTGCCTTGGTATGTACTGCCTTTATATCCGGCTTTAGCATTAGCGGGAGGGGCACAACTGACAGAGTTTTGGACGGCCTATTCCCAAGGGTTTCCCCGATTAAAACCCCGGTTTATCCATGCCTTAACCGGGTGTTTTTGCAGCTTGGGCTTTGTCGCTTGGGGCGCTACTTTTTATCTGGCGATCGCTCAAAGACTGTCGAGTTGGATGATTCTTGCGGTGGTGGGATCGGTTGCGGTAACCTTAACCGTGGTGAGCCTTTTATTTCAACAACGCGATTATCAGTTTATTGGCATGTTGGCCTGGGGCTGTTATGTGTCGTTATTGCTATTGATGGCTTCTCCCATTTGGGTGTGGGAACTTGAAGAAGGATTTGCGGTTAAACCAGTTGCCCAAGTGTTAATTGCCCATACTCCTGTTCAACAACCGATTATGACTAATTATCCCCATGGTCGGCCTTCCCTCGATTTTTATAGCGATCGCCGCTTGATTCCGGCTAACTTTGACCAAATTCTAGAAACTTGGTCGAAATATCCCCAACCCTATCTTCTTTTAGACCAACAGGGATTACAGGAACTCGAAGCTCGGTTTCCCAACAGAGTCCAACGGTTAGGATCGGCAGAAGGGTGGACATTGGTAACCCAATCTTCAGCCTTTTCCGCTTCCGGTTCGAGTTCCAGCTTATGGATGTAG
- a CDS encoding DUF561 domain-containing protein, with translation MAILPQLQPALAQGRALKVISGLMNFDADRTAMVVKAADRGGATFVDIAADPDLVRLGRSLTSLPLCVSAVEPQKFVAAVDAGADLIEIGNFDAFYAQGRRFEADEVLALTQDVRSLLPDIMLSVTVPHILPLDEQVQLAQALVAEGADVIQTEGGTSSQPTHSGTLGLIEKAAPTLAAAYEISRGVEVPVLCASGLSNVTAPMAIASGAQGIGVGSAINRLDNELAMVAVVRSLVEALNSAIVLHS, from the coding sequence ATGGCGATTCTTCCTCAACTGCAACCCGCTTTAGCCCAAGGACGGGCACTGAAAGTGATTAGTGGGTTAATGAATTTTGATGCCGATCGCACAGCTATGGTGGTGAAGGCTGCCGATCGCGGGGGGGCAACGTTTGTGGATATTGCTGCCGATCCCGATTTGGTGCGTCTTGGCCGCAGTTTGACGAGTCTACCCCTATGTGTTTCTGCCGTGGAGCCGCAGAAATTTGTGGCAGCAGTGGACGCGGGAGCGGATTTGATTGAGATTGGGAATTTTGATGCGTTCTATGCCCAAGGACGGCGATTTGAGGCGGATGAGGTTTTGGCGCTGACGCAAGACGTGCGATCGCTGCTTCCCGATATCATGCTCTCGGTGACCGTTCCTCACATTTTACCCTTGGATGAACAGGTACAGTTAGCCCAAGCCTTGGTTGCTGAAGGTGCAGATGTGATTCAAACGGAAGGGGGAACCAGCAGTCAACCTACCCATTCGGGCACATTGGGATTAATTGAAAAAGCGGCTCCTACCTTAGCGGCTGCCTATGAAATTTCCCGTGGGGTAGAAGTGCCAGTGTTATGTGCCTCTGGCTTGTCTAATGTTACCGCACCCATGGCGATCGCCTCTGGCGCTCAAGGTATTGGCGTGGGTTCAGCGATTAACCGGTTAGATAATGAGTTGGCAATGGTGGCTGTGGTGCGTTCTCTGGTAGAAGCACTGAATTCGGCGATCGTCCTCCATTCCTAA